Genomic segment of Pseudothermotoga hypogea DSM 11164 = NBRC 106472:
TTTTGGCTTGCAGTTACTAACCGGCAGACCTTACAAGATCTTCCTCTACACTTTGGTTGGATCTGCACTCGGTTTGATACTCACGCAAGGTCGTGACAGGAAAAACATCTTTTCCCGCATCGTGGTTGGTGTCGTCAGTTTGTATGGCATTGTCGGTGCTTACGGAATTTCGTCGTTCGTGGGTGATGTGTTGTCCTACTCCAGGTTGTTCGCATTGAATCTGGTTGGTAGCGTTTTTGGTTCCGTCATAACCCAACTGGCACAGATGGTGAAGGACTTACCTGTGCTCGGATGGGTTATCTTCGCACTGATTTGGATTGGAGGACAGCTTTTGAACTACGTACTCAGTGCCCTGTCTGCCTTCGTGCACTCTACGAGGTTACAGTTTCTCGAAATGTTTGGCAAGTTCTACAGTGGCGGTGGAAGGGTTTTCGTTCCTCACGTTTTTGAAGGAAAATACTTCAGGGTTAGGAAGTAGAAGAGGAGGTAGATAAGATGCTTGGATTGTCTATCGCTTTGATCGGTGCAGCGCTCGGCGCAGCTTTTGGTGCGATTGGATCTGCCAAGGGTGTAGGAATGGCAGGCGAAGCGGCAGCCGGCGTTCTCGCAGAGAAACCGGAGCTCTTTGGAACGGTCTTGATCCTTCAGGCGCTTCCCGGAACACAGGGTTTCTATGGCTTCATAGGTGCTTTCTTGATATTGCTGCGCCTGGGTATACTGGGCGGAAACTTCCCGGAACTGACCATTGCCCAGGGACTGACCGTGTTCGCCGTCAGCGTACCTTTGATATTCGGTCTGTTCGTCAGCGCCATTTGGCAGGGTAAGGCAAGTGTAGCTGCGCTGCAGATGGTCGCCCAAAGACCACAGACAACTGGTCAAGCTATCATAATACCGGCTCTGGTTGAAACCTATGCGATCCTCTCGTTGATAACTTCCATAATCTTGCTGTTCTTTGGAGTGAAGCTGTGATGTCTCTCCAAAGAATCCTCGAGAGGCTCGAACGCGAAAAAGTTGAACGAATAAAACAAATAGAGGAAGAGTACGAGAAAAAATTCCAAGAGTTGGCGAAAGTTGAGAGGGAAAAGTTCAACTCCTGGAAAGAAGAACAACTGAAAAAAATGGAGCAAACCATCGCCGACGAAGAATACGCAATCTTGTCGAAGGAGAGGTTGTTCTTCAAGAACGAGCTCACGAAGATTGAGAACGAGGTTCTGGAGCAGGTAAAACAGAAACTGATCGATGCCGTTCTCAACCTACCAAACGATGCCTATACGCACATATGGGAAAAGCTCGTGGAAAGAGAAAACTTGTCCGAGGCGAGGATCACCTTGGCCAAGGGTGAATCGAAGCTCGATATTGAAAAACTCAGTCGCAAGTACAATCTTTCGGTCGCGGAACAGAAGATCGAAGCCAAGGGTGGTTTCGTGGCTGAAAAAGAACGGTTCGTGATCGATCTAACCCTCGACACCCTTGTCAACGAGACTGTGGAGAATAATTTGTCTCAGATCGCAAAGATCTTGCGCGGTGAGGCATGATGTACGAAAGGTATCTGTTCTCATCGACGAACTTGAAAGCCAAGGCAACCAAGTTCATCGATAAGGCGCAGTGGCAGTGGTTGGCGGATGCAAGTTATGAGGACTGCGTCGATTGGTTGAAAACCACCTGGTACAAGCCAATCGTTGACCAAGCGCCAGAAATCGCTTTCCATCAGATGCTTCTGGATGAGCTGAGTTTTCTCTCGAGGAATTTGGAAGAAACGTACCTGAAGTTGCTCGTCTGGGACAGCTGGTTCCATGCGCTCAGATACAGGCGAGAAGGTTTGAAAAATCCACTGATCATCTTCGCAGAAAAGATGCAGTGGCAGTTCGAAAAGGAACTGCTCAAGACACTCGAACAAATCTGGTCGTCGCGTACATCTACAACAGAGCTGAAAATCGATGTTCTCAATCTGAACGTCTCTTTCGAATACGAAAGTTCTCTCAAAAGTGAAAACATTAGATCTTTTTGGAAACTGAGAAACCAACTGTTGCTCTTGAAGTTAATTCTGAGATGTAAAACTCTCAGCCTGCCTTGCGACGAGTTGAGCAAGTTTGAATGGTTCAAGACGAAGGATCTCATCGCGAGGCCAGTTGAAGACTGGCCAAGTTTGGTTCCATCACAGCTGAAAGAGCCTCTACTACGAATGATCGAAGGAAAAGACGTGGATCTTGCCATCAGAGCTGAACTCTATCGCTTCGCGCAAAGGGCCTTCAAGACGATCGTGAGTGGTCCTGAAGTGCTCGTGTATTACTTCTATCACAAGCTTTGGGAAATCGAGGATTTGATGAGCCTGCTCGAGTGTAAGAAGAACAATGTGCCCAAGCAAGTTTGGCAAGAAAGGATGTTGAAACTGAATGTCTGAAGCCAAAATGATCATTATAGGTCCTGAAAAACTGGTGAGTATTTTTGCCGTATTTGGAGTGGAAGTACGTCCAGTTTCTGATGCGAAAGAAGCCTTCGAGGTGTTCATCAGAGTTCAGAACGAATATTCCCTGATCGTTGTTCTCGAGAGTGTGGCGGAGAAGATCTTACAGAACGTCAAGGAAAATCTGCCATTGATACTTCCAGATACCTTCAGTCATGAAAAGAAGAGCGAGAAAGCTCTGAGAAGACTGTTCGAAAAGATCCTCGGGGTGGATTTGCTTGCCGAAGGAGAGGGATACTATGGAAGGTAAAATCATCCGAGTCGCCGGTCCCCTTGTAGTAGCCAAAGGCCTTCAGAACGTCAAGATGTACGAAATGGTAAGAGTCGGAGAATTGAAACTCTTCGGCGAAATCATAGGTTTGGACAAGGACATTGCCTACATACAGGTGTACGAGGAAACCCAGGGTATCGGACCTGGAGAGCCAGTGTACGCACTCGGTGAGCCTCTCAGCGTCGAGCTCGGCCCGGGCATCGTTGGACAGATATACGACGGTATCCAGAGGCCGCTGAACAAGCTTGCGGAACAAGCCGGAGATTTTCTCAGCAGGGGGCTCTCGCTACCCGCGCTCGATCGGAACATCAAGTGGGACTTCGAGGCCTTGGTGAAAGCTGGAGACGAGGTCGTCGGTGGAGACATATTGGGAGTGGTTCAGGAAACTTCGGCGCTCCAGCACAGAATATTGGTACCTCCAAATTTGCGAGGAAAAATCCTTGAGATAAAGAGTGGTTCCTACACGATCGAAGAACCCATCGGAATCCTTCTGGATCCGGAAGGTAAGAAGATCGAACTGAAGCTCATGCACAAATGGCCCGTCAGATACCAAAGGCCCGTTAGAGAAAAGATTCCACCGCGAGTACCACTCATAACCGGTCAAAGGGTTCTTGACACCTTCTTTCCCGTCGTTAAGGGAGGAACAGCTTGCGTACCAGGACCCTTCGGAAGCGGTAAGACGATCATACAGCACCAGCTCGCAAAGTGGGCTGACGCAGATGTCATCGTCTACGTCGGTTGTGGGGAACGCGGTAACGAGATGACGGAAGTTCTCATAGAATTTCCGGAACTCACCGACCCGAGGACGGGTAAGCCACTCATGGAAAGGACGATACTCATCGCAAACACGTCCAACATGCCCGTGGCTGCAAGAGAAGCTTCGGTTTTCACCGGCATAACGATAGCCGAATACTTCAGGGACATGGGTTATAACGTGGCGCTCATGGCCGACTCGACGTCGAGGTGGGCAGAAGCCATGAGGGAAATCTCGGGTCGACTCGCCGAAATGCCTGGCGAGGAGGGTTATCCAGCTTACCTGGCGTCCAGAATAGCGAGTTTTTATGAACGCGCCGGTTACGTGAAATGCGTTGGTAGTGACGAAAGAATGGGATCTGTCAGTATCATAGGCGCCGTGTCACCCCCGGGTGGAGACCTGTCCGATCCGGTCGTCCAGGCTACGCTCAGGGTTGTCAAGGTGTTCTGGGGGCTGGATGCGAGCTTGGCGTTCAGTAGGCATTTTCCGGCTGTCAACTGGTTGATCAGTTACTCACTTTATCTGGACGTTATAAAAGATTACTGGTCTGAACACGTGTCACCAGACTGGTACGAGCTGAGACAAGAAGCCATGAGTCTTCTTCAAAGGGAAGCCGAACTGCAGGACATCGTTAGGTTGGTAGGTATGGAAGCGCTCTCGCCACAGGACAGACTGGTGCTCGAGACGGCCCGCTCGATCAGGGAAGACTTCTTACACCAGAACGCTCTGCACGAGGTCGACACTTACACGTCTCCGAAAAAGCAATATCTGATGCTCAAGAATATAATGAATTTCTACAGAGTCGCTTCCAAGTTGCTCGAAGAGGGTGTTCCGCTACAAAGCATCCTCAAACTACCCGAACGCGAGAAGATCGCGAGAATGAAGTTCGTGAGCGAAGGAAGGATCTCTGAAATCGAACAACTCGTTAAAGAGGTTGAAGAAAAGCTTTTGTCTCTGAAGAAGGGGGCTGAAGAAGTTGCCTAAGGAATACACAACCGTTTCAAGAATCAGTGGCCCTCTCATGCTTGTGGAAGGTGTCGAAGGTGCGAAGTACGGTGAGGTCGTTGAAGTTAAACTCGCCAATGGTGAGATAAGACAGGGTCAGGTGCTCGAGGCACACGAAAGCGCAGCATTGGTGCAGATGTTCACCAGCACGCAGGATTTGTCGCTCAAAGGCATGCGTGTGAAGTTCCTCGGTAGAGTGCTCGAAGCTAATCTTTCTCCGGCCGTCTTAGGTCGAACCTTTGACGGTTTGGGAAGACCGAGAGACGGTGGTCCACAGATCGTTCCAGAAAAGAGACTTGACATAAACGGAAGCCCCATAAATCCGTACGCGCGTGCTTATCCATCCGAATTCATTCAGACTGGCATATCTGCCATCGACGGCATGAACACACTCGTGAGGGGGCAGAAACTACCGATCTTCTCTGGAGCGGGCTTGCCCCACGCAGCACTTGCTGCTCAGATTGCGAGGCAGGCCAGGTTGTTAAAAGAAGAAGAAAAATTCGCGGTTGTCTTTGGTGCGATGGGAATCACTTTCGAAGAAGCGAACTTCTTCATAGAAGATTTTAGAAGAACGGGTGCGATAGAGAGAACTGTTATGTTCGTGAACCTCGCGAACGATCCGGTGATAGAGAGGATCGCCACACCGAGGTTCGCACTCACTGCTGCGGAATACTTGGCATTCGAGCTGGACATGCACGTGCTTGTGATTCTCACGGACATGACCAACTACGCCGAAGCGCTCAGAGAGATCTCCGCGGCGAGAAAGGAAGTTCCCGGAAGACGTGGTTATCCTGGATATCTCTACACAGACCTCGCAACACTCTACGAGAGGGCCGGCAGAATCAGAGGCCGAAAGGGTTCGATAACCCTCATACCGATCCTGACGATGCCGGAGGACGACAGAACCCATCCGATTCCCGACCTTACAGGTTACATCACCGAAGGGCAGATCTTTTTGAGTCGAGATCTTTACAGAAGGGGTATTTATCCTCCCATAGACGTGCTGCAGTCTCTGTCCAGGCTCATGCGTGGTGGAATAGGTGAAGGAAGAACGAGAAAAGATCATGGAGATCTTTCCAACCAGCTGTACGCCGCCTACTCGAGAGGCTTGGAGGCAAAGGAACTGGCAGTCGTCCTCGGTGAGGCAGCTTTGACGGAGGAAGATCTGTTGTTCTTGAAGTTCTCGCAGCGGTTCGAAGAGGAGTTCATCAAGCAGGGAGAGTACGAAAACAGGAGCATCTTCGAAACACTCGAGATAGGCTGGAAGCTTTTGAGAATGCTCCCGAGAGCGAGCTTGAAGCGTATTAGACCTGAGTTTCTTGAAGAATTCCTTGGAAAGGAGCAATAAGTAAGATGCCTCTGAGGGTCAATCCAAACAGAATGGAGCTTCTCAAGCTCAAGAAGCGCTTGGTGCTCGCGCGGAGGGGCCACAAGCTTCTCGAGGATAAACTCGAGGGCTTGATACAACGATTCCTTCAGGAGTCCAAGGATTACAGAACGTTCAGGGACCAGGTGGAATCGGAGTTCCTCACGTTCCTCGCAATCGGTGCCTACACAAGAACCAGAATAAGGGATGAGTCCTGGCAACTCATCGTGCAATCCTCGCAAGGCAGTGTCAAGCTCAAGCATCGCACAGAGAAAAGGATGAACGTACCGGTTGAAGTCTTGTCCGTAGAGGAAGTTTCTCTGCCGACCTACAGCCTTGTTGAAACGCCAACGGTTCTGGATGAGATCACGAGAAAATGGGAGGAGTTGCTCAAAAAGATGGTTGAGCTATCCAACAGAGAGCATTATTTGATCGCTTTAGCTATGGAGATCGAGAGAACAAAAAGAAGGGTCAACGCACTCGAGTACAAACTCATACCACAGCTTCAGGAAACGATAAAATTCATCAGCACGAAGCTCGAGGAACTCGAAAGGAGCAACTTCTTCAGGTTGTTGAGGTTGAAGGAATGAAAACAAAGCCGTTACTGATTGGGGATGACCTCGAGTCATCCCTTTTTTGAGTTTTGAGAGAACCTGCCTGAAAATTTCAAAGTCATCCATCGGTTAGCTCGTGCTGTTTTTCAGGGTTCGTTCAACACGTTTTCAACGCTCAAAGCACTGAATCAAAAGCTTCGATTCAAATTTGTCCAGCAAAGAGAAGATTTCGCCAAAACACCATTCCACAAAAACAAAGGGGGAAGCTTACGCTTCCCCCTTGAATCCCCGGGCACTACCTACTCTCGCATGGGGCTGCCCCCATACTACCATCGGCCCAGAGCGGCTTAACGGCCGGGTTCGGAATGGGACCGGGTGTTTCCCGCTCTGGTATCGGCACCCGAGGAAATCTCGAAGAGTCCTTCAAAACTGCACAGGAAGCTACGAGGTCAAGGCCTCGGCCGATTAGTACCGGTTGGCTCAACGCCTTACGGCGCTTACACCACCGGCCTATCAAGGTCCTGTTCTCGGACCGGCCTTACTCCCTTAACGGGATGGGAGGTCTAATCTTGGGGCGCGCTTCCCGCTTAGATGCCTTCAGCGGTTATCGCTCACGGGCATAGCTACCCGGCTAATGCCCTTGGCAGGACAGCCGGTACACCAGAGGCCCGCTCACCCCGGTCCTCTCGTACAAGGGGTGACCCCCCTCAAACCTCCTGCGCCTGCGGCCGATAGGGACCGACCTGTCTTGCGACGGTCTGAACCCAGCTCACGTACCCCTTTAATAGGCGGACAGCCTAACCCTTGGGACCTGCTTCAGCCCCAGGATGGGATGAGCCGACATCGAGGTGCCGATCCTCGCCGTCGATGTGAACTCTCGGGCGAGACTAGCCTGTTATCCCCGGGGTAACTTTTGTCCGTTGTCGACGACCCTTCCACCCGGAGTCGTCGGGTCACTAGGGCCGGGTTTCCCCTCTGCTCGGCCCGTCGGCCTCACAGTCAGGCCGGCTTATGCCCTTACACTCAACGGTGGATTTCCAACCCACCTGAGCCGACCTTCGCGCGCCTCCGTTACATTTTAGGAGGCGACCGCCCCAGTCAAACTGCCCACCTGGCACTGTCCCCAACCTGCTCTTCACAGGTTCAGGTTAGAATTCCGACACACCGAGGGTGGTATCCCACCGGTGGCTCCCCCGACCCTGGCGAGCCGGGTTCACAGCCTCCCACCTATCCTGTACACGGTGTGCCAGAATCCAATACCAGGCTGCAGTGAAGCTCCACGGGGTCTTTCCGTCTAGCCGCAGGTTGAGGGCATCTTCACCCTCACTGAAATTTCACCGGGCCCCTCGCCGAGACAGCGCCCCAGTCGTTACGCCATTCATGCAGGTCGGAACTTACCCGACAAGGTATTTCGCTCACCATCATCTTGGTCTTTCGAACCAAGGGTGGACTGTATCTTCATCCAGCTTTCCCTGTCAGATCGTCCAGTATTCGCCTCAGATTATCGCGTTTTCCCGTGTTCATCTCGAGAGCTATCTGAACGATTTCTATCAGGCCTTCCTTTGTGAGGTGCCTTCCTTCATCCATCATCTTGATGATCTTGCTAAATTTCCTGAAATCAACATTCTTCTTCGTTTTGAGTGGGTGCTTTTGGAAAAATTCAACGACCTTTTTCAAGCACTCGATTTTCCTTATCCTGAGCTCGTATCTGTCTTCGTGGTTTCTTCTGACCGTACCACATCCAAAGAAGCGCTTGAGCGCATAAAGAACCTGGATGTCTCGCTGGTGCTGAACGACTCTGAACTCAGGCAACACCTGATAGCCCACGCTCATCGTCTTGTTCTTGTTCACACCTACATAGAAACATCCTTCTCCATCGACAAATCCGACGACCCACTCTGGATGAAGTTCCACCACACTGCACCTCACTGGAAAGCTGGATGCCCGGCGTACAGTCTCTGAGGATCCCCCTTTCGGGGTTTCCTGCGGGTTGCCCAATCTCTTCCATTTTTACTTGGAGAAATCCTTCTCCAAGTAGGAAGAGCTCTAAGGGTTTTCCCGCATACAGCCGGGTATTGCCCTGCAGGTTACCCTGCAGGCAGGCAGCACAGCTACCTTAGGACCGTTATAGTTACGGCCGCCGTTTACCGGGGCTTCGGGTCGGAGCTACGCCTTACGGCCTCACCCCTCCCCTTAACCTTCCGGCACTGGGCAGGCGTCAGCCCCTATACATCCTCTTTACGAGTTTGCAGAGGCCTGTGTTTTTGGTAAACAGTCGCCAGGGCCTGGTCTCTGCGACCGCCTCGGGCTCCCCCAGTTTCCGGGTTGCCCCTTCCCCTGGGTTCACCCTACCGCGGCACCCCATCTCCCGAAGTTACGGGGTCAACTTGCCGAGTTCCTTGGCGAGGGTTATCCCGCTCCCCTGAGCCTTCTCAGCCCGCCCACCTGTGTCGGTTTGCGGAACGGTCACCTGCAATCTCAAACGGTGCACGAGGATTTTCTCGGCAGTGTGGGGTCAGCACCGTTGGACCCTCACGGGCCCTCCCCATCACGGCTCAGGCTCCGGGTGCGGATTTACCTACACCCATCAACGCCCTAACCGCTTGGAAGGGAATGCCACTTACCCTCGGCGCTTACCCTCCTGCGTCACCCCTTGCACCTCGATTGCAGGTGGCGCTGGAATATTAACCAGCTTCCCTTCGGCTACCCCTTTCGGGTTTACCTTAGGGTACCGGCTAACCCTGGGAGGACGACCCTTCCCCAGGTACCCTTGGGCTTACGGGGGGAGAGATTCTCACTCTCCTCTCGCATACTCATGT
This window contains:
- a CDS encoding V-type ATP synthase subunit E family protein, yielding MSLQRILERLEREKVERIKQIEEEYEKKFQELAKVEREKFNSWKEEQLKKMEQTIADEEYAILSKERLFFKNELTKIENEVLEQVKQKLIDAVLNLPNDAYTHIWEKLVERENLSEARITLAKGESKLDIEKLSRKYNLSVAEQKIEAKGGFVAEKERFVIDLTLDTLVNETVENNLSQIAKILRGEA
- a CDS encoding V-type ATPase subunit, coding for MYERYLFSSTNLKAKATKFIDKAQWQWLADASYEDCVDWLKTTWYKPIVDQAPEIAFHQMLLDELSFLSRNLEETYLKLLVWDSWFHALRYRREGLKNPLIIFAEKMQWQFEKELLKTLEQIWSSRTSTTELKIDVLNLNVSFEYESSLKSENIRSFWKLRNQLLLLKLILRCKTLSLPCDELSKFEWFKTKDLIARPVEDWPSLVPSQLKEPLLRMIEGKDVDLAIRAELYRFAQRAFKTIVSGPEVLVYYFYHKLWEIEDLMSLLECKKNNVPKQVWQERMLKLNV
- a CDS encoding V-type ATP synthase subunit A, producing the protein MEGKIIRVAGPLVVAKGLQNVKMYEMVRVGELKLFGEIIGLDKDIAYIQVYEETQGIGPGEPVYALGEPLSVELGPGIVGQIYDGIQRPLNKLAEQAGDFLSRGLSLPALDRNIKWDFEALVKAGDEVVGGDILGVVQETSALQHRILVPPNLRGKILEIKSGSYTIEEPIGILLDPEGKKIELKLMHKWPVRYQRPVREKIPPRVPLITGQRVLDTFFPVVKGGTACVPGPFGSGKTIIQHQLAKWADADVIVYVGCGERGNEMTEVLIEFPELTDPRTGKPLMERTILIANTSNMPVAAREASVFTGITIAEYFRDMGYNVALMADSTSRWAEAMREISGRLAEMPGEEGYPAYLASRIASFYERAGYVKCVGSDERMGSVSIIGAVSPPGGDLSDPVVQATLRVVKVFWGLDASLAFSRHFPAVNWLISYSLYLDVIKDYWSEHVSPDWYELRQEAMSLLQREAELQDIVRLVGMEALSPQDRLVLETARSIREDFLHQNALHEVDTYTSPKKQYLMLKNIMNFYRVASKLLEEGVPLQSILKLPEREKIARMKFVSEGRISEIEQLVKEVEEKLLSLKKGAEEVA
- a CDS encoding V-type ATP synthase subunit D, with amino-acid sequence MPLRVNPNRMELLKLKKRLVLARRGHKLLEDKLEGLIQRFLQESKDYRTFRDQVESEFLTFLAIGAYTRTRIRDESWQLIVQSSQGSVKLKHRTEKRMNVPVEVLSVEEVSLPTYSLVETPTVLDEITRKWEELLKKMVELSNREHYLIALAMEIERTKRRVNALEYKLIPQLQETIKFISTKLEELERSNFFRLLRLKE
- a CDS encoding V-type ATP synthase subunit B; translated protein: MPKEYTTVSRISGPLMLVEGVEGAKYGEVVEVKLANGEIRQGQVLEAHESAALVQMFTSTQDLSLKGMRVKFLGRVLEANLSPAVLGRTFDGLGRPRDGGPQIVPEKRLDINGSPINPYARAYPSEFIQTGISAIDGMNTLVRGQKLPIFSGAGLPHAALAAQIARQARLLKEEEKFAVVFGAMGITFEEANFFIEDFRRTGAIERTVMFVNLANDPVIERIATPRFALTAAEYLAFELDMHVLVILTDMTNYAEALREISAARKEVPGRRGYPGYLYTDLATLYERAGRIRGRKGSITLIPILTMPEDDRTHPIPDLTGYITEGQIFLSRDLYRRGIYPPIDVLQSLSRLMRGGIGEGRTRKDHGDLSNQLYAAYSRGLEAKELAVVLGEAALTEEDLLFLKFSQRFEEEFIKQGEYENRSIFETLEIGWKLLRMLPRASLKRIRPEFLEEFLGKEQ
- a CDS encoding V-type ATP synthase subunit K, producing the protein MLGLSIALIGAALGAAFGAIGSAKGVGMAGEAAAGVLAEKPELFGTVLILQALPGTQGFYGFIGAFLILLRLGILGGNFPELTIAQGLTVFAVSVPLIFGLFVSAIWQGKASVAALQMVAQRPQTTGQAIIIPALVETYAILSLITSIILLFFGVKL
- a CDS encoding V-type ATP synthase subunit F — encoded protein: MSEAKMIIIGPEKLVSIFAVFGVEVRPVSDAKEAFEVFIRVQNEYSLIVVLESVAEKILQNVKENLPLILPDTFSHEKKSEKALRRLFEKILGVDLLAEGEGYYGR